The Dunckerocampus dactyliophorus isolate RoL2022-P2 chromosome 16, RoL_Ddac_1.1, whole genome shotgun sequence nucleotide sequence ttcaattttgggcgtatacatagtgtattcataacaaattcgacgtatacatgacgtattagtaacttatatagaacgtttctataacttatacacaacttataccaacgaatgcgtagtgTGTTGCCGgcattcacaacttatgcccaacgccagtctaacttatgcaaaccacACGGCAGcatatggccgacgatcacgtgctgtagcctataaaaaggctgccacttgatgactcaaatcattacctcactagacatcgcagtgtcaacatcaccatcatgctgaagaaaatttcgaagaccgctgaCAAGAAGTATCAGGACAGTGACGGAGGCTGAGGGCAAGGACGTTGACGTGGACGTGGACGTGGACGTGGACGTAAGAAGgctccatcaccacccacagcctcccccttccactctcactctgatggagatgacacAGGTTCTAACGCCTTTCAGGCATCGTCAGTGGTATCGGAAGCGgcttccccagtggcctccatctcctctcagccaacccttgccaagaagagagccaagaagacacagttttgtctcaatgtCCAAGAGGAGCAGCTGATGTGTGATTTCCTTCGTGAGAACACCATCCTCTGGGACATCAAGAAGACTGACTACCGGAGAGTGGACAAGAAGGCAAAGGTACGCTTGGTATTatcttgacgtattacgacttgtgcgtaacttacaaataacgtgtgtgaacgggcgtcaacgatcacataacttattgcccgcgtatgcggggcttatgaatcatacgttgacatacgttgaaaagttttgtgcatgcacaaaatttttggacgacttggacgtactacgacgtatgccggcgtgcttcagcgtgctcttaacttatacaaaacttacccataacgtATTCCACGTACGCCATCGTATTgcccaaatttttcatacgttgttggcgtacgctggctaaatcgtcaaggtgtgacagggcctttaacaACATATGCAGTATGTGATCACTTCCTGTCGTTTTCAGTGGTGCCATCGCTGGAACACCGTTTAACATTGACAGGGAGCTGCTAAGAAAAGGTCAGACCGTCCAAAAAGATGCAAAGttctcagtgttggtgtttgaTTTCACTTGTGATTTTTAATGAAATGAGTGAAAGGAGTGTGTGTTGCTGACAGAGTTGTCTTTTGATGAGATCAGCTTGAACAGCATGGACGCCACCGCACAACGAGATTTTGTTGGTGCGTTGAACAGCAAGTCAGTCAGCTGTCTATCAAATTCCcattatttatgtgtgtgtgtgtttgtgtgtgcaccaGTGGAGTTCTTGTTCTGGGCCTCGCTGTGTTTGACTCACCTCAGTAAGATGGCTGAGGACCTTCTGCTTTACAGCACCAAAGAGTTCTCATTCGTCACACTCTCTGATGCCTACAGGTCAGTTTGGTAATGATATCATCAAATATCTCGTGATAGCTTTGTTGTATGTGCACGAGAACAGTTAGTCCATGAACAAATAAAGGTTCTGATAGATTCAAAGCAACAATATGTTGTCATTTTACCTTCAAAATCATTGTGACGTTAAACTGACTTCTAATATGGATAGTATCTCTCTTGTTGCCATGGTGGCCATTACTGTATCCCAGTTGCCGCACTTGCATACTTACTCTTACTGGagacttttgagtgcataagtgcgttcaAAAAAATCAGTACTTGTTCAGTAGTCAGTACTTGGATGTtgcaagatcttgcaagattaaaacttgagtcattttagttttatttatttgtatattatacACTTTTgttaaagtcattttttattttttgcacttttatttgtcatttttatttttactttatttattccttcatttatttttaaaattttatttatatattttatacctttttatctaagttaatacaagcaaatgtatttgtttttcaaacTCACCTATCATCatttgaaacattaatacacataattgcatgtccaaagtgctttttagaggaatttattaaggcattttatcaagaaaatgaggaagaacatgacaactgcatgcacacaaatgcataaattaagttacatataaaaaaaaatctgatatttCACTTAACTAGCTAACTGTACAATGAACATATACCAAGGAGAAAGATAACTAAATTATGGCTCAATTTACTCCAAGATAAGTCAGACATCAGTTGTATATTGCATATTTTTATGtactgtaatttctggtgtgtaagccgctacttttttcttcaacttcattatcatgtctgtgattagaagcttgttgtgtttgcagatacatataattatactgttacatgttgaccagtagagggcactgtgggactgcggataaaagttgtaaagaacaactaggcttgttattctacaccacccacaaaacaaagctgtgctactatatatacggcagagtgtcattacagctttagttcatcaggaagtgatggtgtgacgtcacgagcaggagagctaggctcagtgctagctgtgtgtgtcgagagagttgggaagtgtgtttatgttggcgtggatgtaaagtcctgcagtgttctccgctgttaataaagcgatttaaagtgcatcggtgacgtgagtctctccttccccacaacaagcggcattaccgtattgaccagtgcacattgtctcacaccaggaaataaacggtgtcactgtagtagcaagctccaaagaagacggctttttttatgtcgaacaactgacagtttgtgtggatcttgtgaatgattgtgactgagctaggactcagtaattaaagtctacacacgatggcttcattgattaaaaaacaaaactttttcgtgcatgaagcttctgcttgagtcggtattttggccgctatattcaagttccttggcacacatcagcgaggacctcacctggtctcacaacacccaacaaattctgaagaagtcccaaaggagactgtacttcctgagaagactgaggaaatttggcatgtccaccataATCCTTAGTTGcctctacagatgcactatggaaagtgtccttactgcctccatcactgtttggtacggtaactgtacaacacgtgataggaaggcactccagcgggtgatcaagacctcacagaacattgttggggcagccctcccctcactgcaagacatttataaatctagagtcctacgcagaacacacaacctcatcaaggacagcacacatccacaacactcattattcacactcctaccgtcaggcagacgctacaggagtttgaagtccaggaccacaaggctggcaaacagcttttacccacaggccatcaggcttctcaatgaagcactcacacacgccgcacgcaacacacgtacacactcatagcactttatttatttatttatttatttgtattatttatctgtattaatgtctcttctgttgttgttgtttaatttattggtacatactgtatgtttcttatgttcttattctttttcttgtgttttctttcttttcttgggagaatgaacagaataagaatttcattgcatagtataactgctgtcaTGTCTCACTAACAGGACATTTTTCAGTAATGCTCAATGATTTTTCCTCTACAGTCGTTCCCCTCTCCACTGGCGTGCCCCAGGGTTCAATCCTTGGGCCTACCTTATTTTCACTATACAATACAGGCATAAATGCATACAATACATTAAGACCAATCACCTCCAGACACAATgtccattttaatttttattctgATAATGTACAGCTCTACCTACCATAAATGCTGAGTGACAAGAATGCACTAGATCCCCTCCACAGCTGTCTGCACGACATCAAATAATGGCTGTCACAGAACTTCAATTAAATGAAGGAACAGAGTGTGTTGTTTTTAGCCTTGATTCATCTTACAGTGCACCCAATTTTAACACTTCTACCCCTCTTTTTGCTCCTGCTATGAAGAACCTTGGTGTGATATTTGACAGTAGTCTGAAGTTTGTTAAACAAATCAGTTCTGTAGTAAGAgcagtttttttccaccttACACTCCTGGCAAAGGTAAAACCCTATTTATCAAGAGCGGACCTtgaaaaaacaatacagtacatgcattcaTCAGCTCTAGACTCATTATTGCCCTCTATACTGGAGTAAATCAGTCCCTCCTCTGCAGGCTCTAGTTGGTGCAAAACGCAGCTGCTCGCCTCCTCACTAATGCTCCAAAACATGCTCATATCACTCCAGTTCTCTTTTCTCTCCATTGGCTACCAATACATTCGAGAGTCCATTTTAAGCTAGCACTAGTCTCTgcaatagtagcagaacatttgaatcacactttaactgtgttgttaAGAGCCATgatgggttgtgttcaaagacaccaggtaatttaagttgaattcacatgttttgcgtgtagatgtattttctgggatttccgaacatacttaaatgtagccgTTTGTAATTCAGCAGTAAGACTTACGTTAGTCActgtcgtctagtgacaatgaggaagtgtcattcccaggacgagctgactagagacgtgtttgtgagttggaggtacatacagtatatggttttggaattgcactgctgttgatatgttcaggtcagaacaaagttattaaagagtgtcagactctgtaTGACAGTGGGGGACACTATTGTGCCTGAGTCTTCCATCTTAAGGtttggcttgacatgatgtgcatgcagtaattacgcaaaaaaatgtaattaatattaatgtaatgtaattactTACCGCtgttaacacgctatttttggcagccttgtgtgtgtgtgtgtgtgtatatatatatatactgtatatataattgtaatttataataatgctaataataattttataaatcatttttgtgttggaTGCCCTTTTTTTCCTAGCTTGAGCAACTGCCCCACAAAATGTCTGTGCACGTGTCTGCTGAGGAATTAAGTACATAATGTATATAGTACTCTGATTGAAGTGCATTGATGGATGTATTCCATTTGAGGTACAGCACAGGAATCACAAATTTTAGTGGGATGTGCGTGGTTTTGTgtctttgtgtacttgtgtgCACAGTGCTTGTAAAGGGATCAATGACatgatgtaacacacacacagtgttagTGTTTACCACACACATTTGTTATCTGGTCGCCATGTCTTTGTCACtgaagtgtttgtgtgtttttagcagTCACTTGACACCTGTAGTGGGGGGCAAACAAAGAACAAATGTTCCTTCCTGCTACTTGTGTATCATCACATGACATCACAGTCAAACAAAGAACAAATGTTCCTTCCTGCTACTTGTGTATCATCACATGACATCACAGTCAAATGCGgcccgctttttttttttttttactatggcacatatcacagaaaacaaaaactacaaacGGCCCAAATCCCCCCCAAAATGGCCGATGACTGGTGCGTCTTGAAGTGTATGGtttcaaatattaaagtggcccccCACACACTTAAATTTTTCTATATGCTGCACTACTTGAAGGACTCATTGTCGTGActtaaagcattttttaaacatgtttgcATGTGTACATGTGCAGCACAGGCAGCAGTTTGATGCCCCAGAAGAAGAACGCTGACAGTTTGGAGCTGATCAGAAGCAAAGCAGGACGAGTCTTTGGCAGAGTAAGACCTCTTGCTTTTCACCGAAACGATGCATTGAATGTTAGGTGGCGTTTGATGTACTGTGTCGTTGCAGTGTGCAGGCTTCATGATGACCTTGAAGGGCCTGCCGAGTTCGTACAACAAGGACCTGCAGGTACCAACATGACCTTCACCTCTCCATATGACCTTTGTGAGGTGTTTGCGTGGTGGGTGTGTTCCTCAGGAAGACAAGGAGGCCATGTTTGACTGCTATGACTCTGTCCACGCCGTGCTGCAGGTCACCACTGGGGTCATCTCCACCCTCAAGGTCAGAGGTCAAAGCTTCTCCATTTTCTCCACGTCATAAAGTACTTTGCAGGTGATGTGGAGGTGGTCTGTGCACTTCTGTTTCAGATCAATGTGAGCGTGATGGAGGCGGCTCTAAGTGCGGACATGTTGGCGACTGACCTTGCGTACTACCTGGTCAGGAAGGGGGTGAGATGCTCCTTCATCACGTCCATCATAAACACATTCAATTAATGGTCCATACATTGTGTACCTAAAGAAGTGACCGCCAAGTGTATGTTTAAATGTTTCCAGGTGGCGTTCAGGGACGCTCACGCTCTGTCGGGTAAAGTTGTGTTCACAGCTGAGTCACGAAATATTACCTTGACCCAACTCACCTTGGAAGACCTGGCCGCTATCAGGTGATTGTCTCTAACCGCACACACATATTGTCTTCAAAAATACAGATGCACACAATCACACtgtctcacacatacactgccacacacacacacacacactcactcactcactcacacacacacacacactcactcacttacacactctttcacacacacacacacacaagcacacacactacGGCACACTTACGCACTCTCACACACATGCGTTCACACACTCTCTATGACACATGTACAGTCAGTCAGTCATGACATTGTCTGTGTCTCCAGCCCGCTGTTTGAAAGCGACGTGGCGTCTGTGTGGGACTACGGCAGCAGCGTGGAGCAGTACAGCGCCACAGGTGGCACGGCCAGGAGCAGTGTTGGGGAACAGGTACAACACCTGCGCACGTGGCTGACGCAACAGAAAAAACACTAGTGAAAGCGTTCACACCTTTTAACTCTGAATCAGGTTTACTGGCTGGAAATAAATCATGATTGAAGCAGGAAAATGTACTGTGTGcagttttattattaatattgtagaCAAGAATCACAGTTAATTTACTTAATAATTACAAATTAAGATGCACTATGGCAAATTACTATGCACTAATCTAAATTGTTAACATTTCTATAATTTAatctaataaaatatattaaagaaTTAGAGAAAATAGTCAAATATGAATTTGTGGGGCGGGGGTGTGCTTAATTACTGGatcagaaccaatgttgtgagCACCAGAGAGAAAGCATCAAACCACAAGCGGGTTGCTTTCAGAGTTGCAGCCAAGTTGGACCGGTACACGACCCGTCCATCAAGGGGCTGAGTGGGCCTGAAGATGTCCATCATGGGCTGTCCTGTCCAGAAGCGACACTGCTGGACGATGGCATCCAGCTGAGGAGAATGGGATATTTCTTTAAGGTTGAACTCCCATAATctatgcatatatatatgtgtgtgtgtgtgtgtgtgtgtgagatgatgAAGGTGAGCGTCCACTGAGGGTCTCACCTGCCGACTGCTGACTGCCAGCCTCTGGTGGAAGACGGTCCAGGCTACGGCTTGCTCACATCCCGGCGTGGTCATGGAGCCCACGTAGCGGTAGTAGGCGTGCAGGTCCTTGGAGGAGGGAATAATGTCGCTGAGCTGAAAGTTTGCTATCACTGCTGTGGTGCCTTGGTGAGGAAGAAGAGTATAAGTGAAAGAAAGTCTGCTGGTCCTCCGCCTCCTGTACTGGCATCATGTGTACCATTATGCTGCACTTGGCCCAAAGCTGCTATGACAGCATCCAGGTGAGGATGATCCTCGCTCGTTTCCTGTCGGCAGAAAACCATCATCTGTCCACACACGCTAACATGCTGAAGAAGTTAGCAGTACCTCAAACAGGAAGGCCAGCAGGGCAATTCCCGACATGTCATGTTCTGCCTCTGTCAAAGATCCGTAGGGCTCCTTGATGTGTACGATGTGAAGCTGATGCACACAcaagctcatgattggctcattgaaacaatatttCACGTAAgtcattgtgtgtgtttatataggTATGCAGTCCTGAGGCTGTGTCTTAAATAgaagtacacttcaataagtatactgtgcatactgtgtacttagttcctgaggggGTGCATCCAGTGTGTTTACCTCCATAGGGAACCTCTCTCCATCGATGGTGTGTTCTGATCCAGGTGTCCCGCTGGCCCCCCAGTGGAAGTGAAACTGAGCGGCCCTGTAGTGACCTGGCAGAGCTCCTCCAGTCAGTCTGACGGACTGAGGAAGGTGAAAGTGAGCTGCAAgggaacagaagaagaagaagaatgaagaGCCATAATGGTGAGTCAAGATGGTGGATGGCGCATCACCAGAGTGTCCTTTGTTTTCCACGGTGATGTTGATCCGGTCTGTGTGACCTATGAACTCCAGGGGAGGCAGTGCCGTGTTCATGTGCACTTTGCTGCTCACGATGTTGATGGGAGACTGGCGTAGTCCTCCACAGCGAGGAAACTGGGCCGACCAGTGACCCGGGTCTACATGACAGCATGCATCACAAATGGACTGACAAAGTTTCACTTCGTTCGGTACCCTATTTAACATTCTACTTTTTGTAAGACAAGACAAAATGATAATTTTCCTGATCTCACGGaactgtgtacctaatgaagtggctgcTGGAAGCGCCTCCCCCTGGTGTAAAATGTCACTACATCACAGATGAACTTATAGTCGGGCTGTGTTTCAAATGGAATACAGTAcaagggtgaccatattttgattaccgaaaACCTGGACACTTGGCCCTGAAATGGGATActcaaagtttactcaaagatgccttaatTGCCTAAATTTCTATATTACGgtacaaaatactatctataaccaaagacacaactTCCAAAGGGAGAACGTTCCAAATGGTCAAAGTGATTCCAAAGACAGAATGAcacaggaaccagaagtcaaatactttttttattgtcagGCAAAATGTGACCTCTAAAGTTGCAAGAGCTTGGGAATTTCAACCACCATTGTGGGTTTGGTCACCCCAGTCAGTATGCTTCAAAAGGTATACTATGTACACTGTGTACATAATGTAGTGCTGGCCCAAAACCATTACGTCGTTGCTTTTACTGGAAATGAGAATCACAGTATTTACCCACTTCCTCTTCTCTCTTTTTtcatggtgaattgcaaccactgaaGTTAGTCCCTCCCTCTCTGCTACGTAGCCAAAATGGCAACTGTTGAGTCAAGTGTTCATCACTGCACATTTTGCGTGCGTCATccgggtactgacagtgcactgcagtTTGTCAtacatgtcagtgtgaacgcacttatgcactcaaaagacttaaGCCTTAGTACGTGAGTGCCCCAATTGAGACACATCCATGCAGTCTTACCTCTGCAGGTGTCATCACAGGAGTACTGGTTCTGGTAACACCACTGAgctgtgcacacacaaacacacattatcATCAATTATTTGATCTTCTCTGGTTAATAACGGATGTTTGGCACCTTCTCATTCACCCTTGGCCTCCCACACACAACATGACATTGTGTGTTGGTGAGAACTTATGAGATGCTGCGTTCTCATGAGACAACACCCAGGTGCAGGCTACACCTGTGTCACTCAGATGATAACACAGCCCTCTTGTCTTTGGTCATGTGACAATTAAACAACCTTTGAAACCAAGGGTAAATAGTCTGTTCCCTATCATGTCCATCATATGgataaaagtattgggacaaatTCCACGTTGGCAATCCAATGTAGATCAATATATGCTAAATAAGCTAAACTGTCTGAACCAAACATCCacgtcttagctttgtgttacaggtgacagaGCTAATTTGTGTAATATCCAATAAAtgccaatgtaggtcaatatatgctaatctgaacaaaacatccacatcttagctttgtgttaccaGGTGACAAAACTATTTTGTGTAATATCTAATCTCATTTATTGCATTCATATAAGTCGAGGGCTAATTAACAAGCTGCAGGCCAAATATAGatccccgggctgcactttggacacccccgttgtAGTCAGTTAAAGTTCATCTACAAAGATGTTGCAACGTCCTACCTGTGCACAGAGAGAGAAGATAAAGACCAACTATCAGGCAGAGTAGATCCATGATGGGCTCCAGCTTCAGAACAAAACACTGATGGTTCTTCTGCTGGCAACCCCCTGACCTTAAGAGCTGCAGGAGGGCGGGAGCTGCTAATGAggtgggtgtgtttgtgtggaacAAAAAACCCAGGGACACCTGCTGGGAAAGgcttcattttgtaaaattcaTTATTGTATGCTAACATACTAGTTATTTGATGTATGAAGTCATCTACCTTTAACCTATTGGTCTTTgtgctgaaaaaaaagaaaaaagactggAGGTTGATGCATGTCAGAATTTATTTGAATATTGTCCCtaagcattattttttttttatcaaaatacaATACCCATCTTTTCCAGTGTGGTAAAAAGTTCGAGTAACTACAGTTACTAACATAAAAGACAAACTTGTGCTGGGTCAGAACCATCCGGTGCCTTCAGGCCAGATGATTGATGAAATGAAACAGACTCGGAACCAAGCTTActtcatgataaaaaaaaaaaaaacatctctgtTCCTTCACTTAGAAATGTCTTCCTCACTCacattagacatttttatgttagAAAGTCAgttaaaagtcaaaatcaagTCTAAGATGAGCTACGTTGTCGtactgaaatataaaataaggacAGCAGCTAAATATTTGTGCAAATATACGAATCAGCTGGTTTAGTCGGGTGAGAGTGCTGAGGGCTGGGCCGTCTGGGAGCAGCGGGTCGTCTTAACGCAGATACTTCTGAAAGACACCACCACCATGAGTCACCTCCTGCATGCACCAGCAAGTGGGCACCATGCAGCAGCATCCTCACCTGTATGACCACAGCCGCCACCACAGCAATGACGGCGAGCATCAGCATGCGGCCGATCCAGCCCAGGTTGAGGTTCTTGAGAATGAAGAAGCGCGCCCAGCCCAACTTCTTGGGTGTGTGAGGAGGGTAGCGCATGTCGTTCATGCCCTCCATGTTGAGCTTCTTGATCAGGCATCCTCGGAGGTGACTCAGCTGGTCAAAGGTGAACTTGCCGTGATAGCAGCCCATTCCGCTGTTACCTGCAGGACAGCACACACCTTCACCACGTGGACCTCAACACAGGAATGCACGTGCACGGTGGAAACTCAACAACGTTGGGAG carries:
- the ca4c gene encoding carbonic anhydrase IV c, with the translated sequence MDLLCLIVGLYLLSLCTAQWCYQNQYSCDDTCRDPGHWSAQFPRCGGLRQSPINIVSSKVHMNTALPPLEFIGHTDRINITVENKGHSGDAPSTILTHHYGSSFFFFFCSLAAHFHLPQSVRLTGGALPGHYRAAQFHFHWGASGTPGSEHTIDGERFPMELHIVHIKEPYGSLTEAEHDMSGIALLAFLFEETSEDHPHLDAVIAALGQVQHNGTTAVIANFQLSDIIPSSKDLHAYYRYVGSMTTPGCEQAVAWTVFHQRLAVSSRQLDAIVQQCRFWTGQPMMDIFRPTQPLDGRVVYRSNLAATLKATRLWFDAFSLVLTTLVLIQ
- the asl gene encoding argininosuccinate lyase; the encoded protein is MDTAEGSKLWGGRFVGATDPVMERFNASIAYDQRMWDADVRGSKAYVKALERAKLVTTEERTQILQGLDQISEEWTKGVFVIKADDEDIHTANERRLKELIGTAAGKLHTGRSRNDQVVTDMRLWLRDAISTLMDSALLLISTMVERAAAEMDVLFPGYTHMQRAQPIRWSHWILSYAVALRRDVERLQEIKRRVNVLPLGSGAIAGTPFNIDRELLRKELSFDEISLNSMDATAQRDFVVEFLFWASLCLTHLSKMAEDLLLYSTKEFSFVTLSDAYSTGSSLMPQKKNADSLELIRSKAGRVFGRCAGFMMTLKGLPSSYNKDLQEDKEAMFDCYDSVHAVLQVTTGVISTLKINVSVMEAALSADMLATDLAYYLVRKGVAFRDAHALSGKVVFTAESRNITLTQLTLEDLAAISPLFESDVASVWDYGSSVEQYSATGGTARSSVGEQVQHLRTWLTQQKKH